In a single window of the Deltaproteobacteria bacterium genome:
- a CDS encoding enoyl-CoA hydratase-related protein, whose amino-acid sequence MQYDNIIFTKADQVAVIKFNRPKAFNAVNFDLFNDLIKALEICGDDKDVKVIVITGEGKAFCAGGDVAMFESSPDTSETLRQLTKLLNFTITGIRRISKPVLAMINGTVAGVGVSIAAACDLRICASSAKFKQAYTSIGLVPDGAWTLLVPLLIGFNKASELVYMDPVFDAKEALEMGLVNKVVDDSELEKETKDIALKLAQGPTLSYSIVKENFNNALLALLERQLELERRGMIWIGKTSDAKEGIASFIGKRKPSFKGQ is encoded by the coding sequence ATGCAGTATGACAACATTATTTTTACAAAAGCGGATCAGGTTGCTGTCATTAAGTTCAATCGACCCAAAGCGTTTAATGCAGTTAATTTTGATTTATTTAACGATCTCATCAAGGCTTTGGAAATCTGCGGAGATGATAAGGATGTAAAAGTTATCGTGATTACGGGTGAGGGCAAAGCGTTCTGCGCAGGGGGTGATGTGGCGATGTTTGAAAGCTCCCCCGACACCAGCGAGACATTGCGGCAATTAACGAAGCTATTAAACTTTACAATCACTGGTATCCGCCGGATATCTAAGCCTGTCCTTGCCATGATCAATGGGACGGTTGCTGGGGTTGGTGTGAGTATTGCTGCAGCGTGTGATTTGAGAATTTGTGCTTCATCTGCAAAGTTTAAGCAAGCTTATACGTCTATTGGCCTGGTTCCAGACGGGGCATGGACCCTTTTGGTTCCGCTGCTGATTGGATTTAATAAAGCCTCAGAGCTGGTCTACATGGACCCTGTATTCGATGCAAAAGAGGCTCTCGAAATGGGACTGGTCAATAAAGTGGTTGATGACAGTGAACTTGAAAAAGAAACCAAGGATATTGCACTGAAGCTTGCTCAAGGCCCAACATTATCTTATTCTATCGTGAAGGAGAACTTCAATAATGCCCTGCTTGCCTTGTTGGAGCGGCAGCTCGAATTGGAGCGAAGAGGAATGATTTGGATAGGCAAAACATCTGATGCGAAAGAAGGAATCGCTTCTTTTATCGGAAAAAGAAAACCCAGCTTTAAGGGGCAGTAA
- a CDS encoding MarR family transcriptional regulator, whose protein sequence is MKKDHIIFLIGRIQYKANRFLTHELKAHHIKGLAPSHGEILGSLMVRGPLPMSEIARIIDKDKSTITALVKKLIKMGYVEKKSHLADNRISLIALTRKGTALKTDFQLIAQKLRVQSYMGISDDERETLVHLLNKLDKNL, encoded by the coding sequence ATGAAAAAGGATCACATTATCTTTTTGATCGGCCGGATCCAATACAAGGCCAATAGATTCCTAACCCATGAATTGAAGGCCCATCACATCAAAGGACTGGCCCCCTCTCACGGCGAGATTTTGGGATCTCTTATGGTGCGAGGGCCGTTACCTATGTCAGAAATCGCGAGGATTATCGACAAGGACAAATCCACGATTACGGCTCTGGTGAAAAAATTGATCAAAATGGGGTATGTAGAAAAAAAGAGCCATCTAGCCGATAATCGGATCAGCCTCATTGCCTTGACCAGGAAAGGAACGGCATTGAAAACCGACTTTCAGCTTATCGCTCAAAAATTAAGGGTCCAGTCATACATGGGTATCTCGGATGACGAAAGGGAGACGTTAGTCCATCTGCTGAACAAGCTCGACAAGAACCTCTAA
- a CDS encoding alpha/beta hydrolase: MPDRAPLFNHKMFIALTNITKSCNHSHGIQDYITPCNSDKSRIDSHTETDNAFSGNRIIILDKYSNISREEKPLMGLPNQGIIGLKSTAGKSICVSITVPITVVLASVLFLLGCYHHTTLPIKEYMLDSTKRQKTLVIFLPGYGGSMDDFKREGILDIVRAHQTPVDAVTVDADLRFYIDRTLLTRIDEDVMPRIQAGRYNMVWLLGNSMGGLGSLLYSQAHPGLIKGIILLGPFLGDEPIIKEIAGSGGLLQWSPKDTMSDNYQRDVWMYLKRCVQDISGNSPRLFLLAGRDDRFHAAHQLLASAMDSTHVFWADGGHDWAAWRSSFSAFTCQFTFD, encoded by the coding sequence ATGCCGGATCGGGCTCCACTTTTCAACCACAAAATGTTTATCGCTTTGACAAATATTACAAAGAGTTGTAACCACTCACACGGGATTCAGGATTATATAACTCCATGTAACAGTGATAAATCCCGGATCGATTCACATACGGAAACAGATAATGCTTTCTCTGGGAATCGTATCATTATTTTAGATAAATACAGCAACATCTCCCGGGAAGAGAAACCGCTCATGGGTTTGCCAAACCAAGGGATTATCGGTTTGAAATCAACAGCAGGTAAAAGTATTTGCGTCTCGATTACTGTACCAATAACAGTGGTGCTCGCAAGCGTGTTGTTCCTTCTGGGCTGCTATCATCACACGACTCTCCCAATCAAAGAGTACATGCTTGACAGCACGAAGCGACAAAAGACGCTTGTTATATTCCTCCCAGGTTATGGCGGCTCAATGGACGATTTTAAGCGTGAAGGGATTCTCGACATAGTGCGCGCTCATCAAACTCCTGTAGATGCGGTGACAGTGGACGCCGATCTGCGGTTTTATATTGATCGCACGTTGCTTACGCGGATTGATGAGGATGTCATGCCGAGGATTCAGGCTGGTCGGTACAACATGGTTTGGCTGCTTGGTAACTCCATGGGTGGGTTAGGCTCTCTGCTCTATTCCCAAGCGCATCCGGGGCTGATCAAGGGCATTATACTGCTAGGGCCATTTCTGGGTGATGAACCAATTATCAAGGAAATTGCCGGATCAGGTGGATTACTCCAGTGGTCGCCAAAAGACACGATGAGTGATAATTACCAGCGGGATGTCTGGATGTATCTGAAAAGATGTGTTCAGGATATTTCGGGAAACTCCCCCCGTCTTTTTCTTCTTGCCGGCCGGGATGACCGTTTCCATGCTGCACACCAACTGCTCGCTTCGGCTATGGATTCTACGCATGTCTTCTGGGCCGATGGAGGGCACGATTGGGCCGCTTGGCGCAGTTCATTTAGTGCATTTACATGTCAATTTACGTTCGATTGA
- a CDS encoding thioesterase family protein, giving the protein MKDSLQPGLTVEFTFKVPENKTVPYLYPEFGEGQVMPKVFATGFLVGLYEFSCIKALNPHLDWPNEQTVGIGINMTHTAATPEGMTITVKGKLEKAEGRKLTFSLEAYDDAEKISEATHERFVINAEKFKAAVDKKTGNI; this is encoded by the coding sequence ATGAAAGATTCCTTACAGCCCGGACTGACTGTTGAGTTTACGTTCAAGGTTCCAGAAAACAAGACCGTACCCTACCTTTACCCGGAATTTGGCGAGGGCCAGGTCATGCCGAAGGTTTTTGCTACGGGATTCCTCGTAGGACTGTATGAATTTTCCTGTATCAAAGCGCTCAACCCCCATCTGGACTGGCCCAATGAGCAGACGGTAGGCATCGGCATAAATATGACTCATACTGCGGCAACTCCGGAGGGAATGACAATTACCGTCAAGGGGAAACTGGAAAAGGCAGAGGGACGAAAATTGACATTTTCATTGGAAGCATATGATGATGCAGAAAAGATATCCGAGGCGACTCATGAGAGATTTGTCATAAATGCGGAAAAATTTAAAGCTGCCGTCGATAAAAAAACTGGTAATATATAA
- a CDS encoding AAA family ATPase, protein MNARSAWASRDAPGTAFLTVKEMDSEMTEYTQFYGFSENPFDISPDPKFFFSAESHSEALAGLLYGINQRKGFVLILGEEGIGKTTLIHHLITTLDRNVKTVFFPQSQITFEQMLKEIILTLELPLKVEVKGSMLHELYYYLIRSLEQDENVVIIIDEAHNISLEAIEELRLLSNLETSKSKLLQIVIVGQPELKAKLRSEVIRQINQRIVVSSQISPLTEEESLQYIDHRLKIVGSGSNEIFTGEALSMICRHAKGIPRVINILCSNALSVGYGLSEKKISASIVRKIRREKDILTREKAKKLSSGIKKNLPRKISYAFLTLAVFMAVIFFNKDYVQHVVSSMKLKNVTGVSAFRDKDESAKPTGKRYVVPEPVPGTPNPEIINAQPETSQAPASSVTPMSRPYTEIRIKKIVEAKVGTNLSLLALKYYNEANITLMDHILEQNPEITDPNLILVDQKIKIPEITESLLLLPSSNGVWKVHLGTFSNPKDAARYIDDIDLLGKKMEVVPRKVSQTETWYRVLAGPFVSKNEGLKAIEDLKRKGLLPSFR, encoded by the coding sequence ATGAACGCTCGTTCTGCATGGGCATCCCGAGACGCTCCCGGAACGGCTTTTCTGACGGTTAAGGAAATGGATAGTGAAATGACTGAGTACACACAATTTTATGGCTTTTCAGAGAATCCCTTTGACATATCTCCGGACCCAAAATTCTTTTTCTCAGCAGAAAGCCACAGCGAAGCCTTAGCCGGATTGTTGTATGGGATCAACCAGAGGAAAGGATTTGTCCTCATCCTGGGAGAAGAAGGTATCGGCAAGACCACACTTATTCACCATCTGATAACCACATTAGACAGGAACGTAAAGACTGTCTTCTTTCCCCAGAGTCAAATAACCTTCGAACAAATGTTGAAGGAAATCATCCTCACGCTGGAACTTCCGCTAAAGGTCGAAGTCAAGGGATCCATGCTGCATGAACTCTATTACTACCTGATTCGATCTCTGGAACAAGATGAGAATGTTGTGATCATTATTGATGAGGCCCACAACATAAGCCTGGAGGCGATTGAAGAATTGCGTTTGCTCTCAAATCTGGAGACCAGTAAATCAAAGTTGCTTCAGATTGTGATTGTCGGTCAGCCGGAGCTCAAAGCAAAACTCCGTTCTGAAGTTATACGGCAGATTAATCAGCGCATTGTCGTCAGTTCCCAGATCAGCCCTTTGACTGAAGAAGAATCCCTGCAATACATCGATCACCGGTTGAAAATTGTGGGAAGCGGCAGCAATGAAATCTTCACAGGCGAGGCTTTATCCATGATCTGCCGGCACGCAAAAGGAATCCCCCGGGTAATCAATATCCTGTGCAGTAATGCCTTGTCTGTTGGTTATGGTCTTTCCGAGAAAAAAATATCCGCTTCCATTGTGAGGAAGATTCGGAGAGAAAAAGACATCTTAACACGAGAAAAGGCTAAAAAACTGTCTTCCGGGATTAAAAAAAATCTGCCTCGTAAAATTTCCTATGCTTTCCTGACGCTGGCTGTCTTTATGGCGGTTATATTCTTTAATAAGGATTACGTGCAACATGTTGTCAGTTCGATGAAATTAAAAAATGTAACGGGCGTTTCGGCATTTAGGGATAAAGATGAATCTGCGAAGCCCACAGGTAAACGGTATGTAGTTCCTGAACCGGTTCCAGGCACCCCGAATCCGGAGATCATAAATGCCCAACCCGAAACTTCACAAGCCCCCGCCTCATCGGTAACTCCTATGAGTCGCCCCTATACCGAGATTCGTATTAAAAAAATAGTTGAAGCGAAAGTAGGGACGAATCTATCTCTATTGGCCCTTAAATATTATAATGAGGCGAATATAACCCTCATGGACCACATTTTGGAACAGAACCCGGAAATTACCGACCCCAATCTGATCTTGGTCGATCAGAAAATCAAGATTCCGGAAATTACCGAATCGTTGCTGCTTCTCCCGTCTTCAAATGGTGTATGGAAAGTTCACCTGGGGACTTTTTCGAATCCCAAAGATGCCGCCCGATATATAGATGATATTGACTTGCTCGGAAAAAAGATGGAGGTTGTCCCCCGGAAAGTATCGCAAACCGAAACGTGGTACAGAGTGTTGGCAGGGCCGTTTGTGAGCAAAAATGAAGGATTGAAGGCCATAGAGGACCTGAAACGGAAGGGACTTTTACCCTCCTTCCGATGA
- a CDS encoding nitroreductase family protein gives MDRAVTTVIDTEKCIGCGLCVKVCPSRTISMQGEKAVVSGDRSLSCGHCAAICPVDAIRVNAIDKASSCFTTFMGDDSWLPYGEFDTVQLVRLMGSRRSCRNYTDRPVDRVLLDDLVKIGLTAPSGTNSQLWTFTVLPTQKALLNLGEHIAAFFKRLNRMSEKKYLRWSLRLIGKPGLDEYFRDHHDSVEEALAEWENCGTDRLFHGATAAIVVGSKPGASCPKEDALLATQNIILAAHSMGLGTCLIGFVVEALKRDITIKRFSGIPDNERVYSVIALGHPDEKYQRIAGRKKYVQRYYEA, from the coding sequence ATGGACAGAGCCGTTACGACAGTTATTGACACTGAAAAGTGTATCGGGTGTGGTTTGTGTGTAAAAGTCTGCCCGTCAAGAACCATTTCCATGCAGGGTGAAAAGGCGGTTGTGTCCGGCGACAGGTCACTGTCATGCGGGCACTGCGCCGCTATTTGTCCCGTTGATGCAATCAGAGTAAACGCCATTGATAAAGCATCATCCTGTTTCACCACTTTCATGGGGGATGATTCATGGCTGCCGTATGGTGAATTTGACACAGTGCAACTTGTCAGACTTATGGGATCAAGGCGTTCATGCCGCAATTACACAGACAGACCCGTCGATCGTGTTTTACTTGACGATCTGGTTAAAATCGGCCTCACTGCTCCTTCCGGGACAAACAGCCAGTTATGGACCTTCACCGTGTTGCCCACACAAAAAGCCCTCCTCAATCTTGGGGAGCATATCGCTGCCTTCTTCAAAAGGTTGAATCGTATGTCTGAAAAGAAGTACCTGCGATGGTCTTTAAGACTGATCGGCAAACCGGGGCTGGATGAATACTTCAGAGATCATCACGATTCCGTCGAGGAGGCGCTCGCTGAGTGGGAAAACTGCGGTACCGACAGACTGTTTCATGGGGCAACGGCGGCGATAGTGGTAGGATCGAAGCCCGGAGCATCCTGTCCTAAGGAAGACGCCCTCCTTGCCACGCAGAACATCATCCTGGCAGCTCACAGTATGGGACTGGGTACGTGCCTCATCGGGTTTGTCGTGGAAGCCCTGAAGAGGGACATCACCATAAAGAGATTTTCAGGCATCCCCGATAATGAGAGAGTGTATTCCGTTATCGCCCTTGGGCATCCCGATGAGAAATATCAGCGAATCGCGGGAAGAAAAAAATACGTCCAGCGTTATTATGAAGCATGA
- a CDS encoding LemA family protein produces MTSGKRNLIIAGVIVLIVVFALYSFVKGNYNTFVSLDEAVKGSWAQVENQLQRRYDLIPNLVETVKGYAKQEKDVLVEVTNARAKVGGAASVPEKIGANNELSSALSRLLVVVEKYPDLKSNQNFLRLQDELAGTENRIAVERKRYNDAVKVFNIAIRSFPANLLAGMFNFQSATFFEAPASAKAAPQVKF; encoded by the coding sequence ATGACCAGCGGAAAAAGAAATCTCATCATTGCAGGTGTAATTGTACTTATCGTTGTTTTTGCTCTCTACTCTTTCGTAAAAGGTAATTATAACACCTTTGTTTCGTTGGATGAGGCGGTAAAAGGTTCCTGGGCACAGGTGGAAAACCAGTTGCAGAGGAGGTACGACCTGATCCCGAACCTTGTGGAGACTGTAAAAGGATACGCCAAACAGGAAAAGGATGTCCTTGTGGAAGTTACCAACGCCAGGGCAAAGGTGGGTGGTGCGGCGAGTGTGCCGGAGAAGATCGGCGCCAATAATGAATTGTCCAGCGCCTTAAGCAGGCTTTTAGTCGTGGTGGAAAAGTACCCCGATCTTAAGTCCAATCAGAATTTCCTCCGCCTTCAGGATGAGCTTGCGGGAACGGAAAACCGGATTGCCGTCGAAAGAAAACGTTATAATGACGCGGTGAAGGTGTTCAATATCGCGATCAGAAGTTTCCCGGCAAATTTGCTGGCAGGCATGTTCAACTTCCAGAGTGCAACGTTTTTCGAGGCGCCCGCGTCGGCAAAGGCCGCTCCGCAAGTCAAGTTTTAA